From Pedobacter indicus, a single genomic window includes:
- a CDS encoding LiaF transmembrane domain-containing protein, whose amino-acid sequence MNTQHKNKNSNSSRTLIGLIIILIGGLLLLDKLIPAIYIGWLFQWPMILIIIGAIIGAKSGFENRASYILIGIGAFFFLSNTLDFSIGPLIWPVLLIIIGFFLIKGKSQKRRMRYRKGSYTAEPSEDFVWDKRVKSEPADDPADTIDPHSMGEETNENEDNSQQTKDDNHNEYAGNPDDFIDSTSIFGDGKHYIVSQNFKGGDIVNIMGGSTINLMRADLKGPATLEVVQLFGGTTIIAPSHWVIQPEMASIFGGIEDKRFHTPAVPDRSKVLYIKGTSIFGGITIKTR is encoded by the coding sequence ATGAACACACAACATAAAAATAAAAACAGCAATTCTAGCAGAACACTCATCGGTCTCATTATAATTTTGATCGGTGGCTTATTATTATTAGACAAACTCATTCCAGCCATCTATATCGGATGGCTCTTCCAGTGGCCAATGATTCTCATTATTATTGGTGCGATAATCGGAGCCAAGTCAGGGTTTGAAAATAGAGCCTCATACATACTCATCGGGATCGGTGCTTTTTTCTTCCTTAGCAATACCCTCGATTTTAGCATCGGACCGCTAATTTGGCCAGTACTACTAATCATTATTGGCTTCTTCCTAATAAAAGGAAAGTCTCAAAAAAGACGAATGAGATACAGAAAAGGATCGTATACAGCAGAACCCAGTGAAGATTTTGTTTGGGATAAAAGAGTGAAAAGTGAGCCTGCCGATGACCCTGCAGACACGATAGACCCCCATAGTATGGGAGAAGAAACAAACGAAAATGAAGACAACTCACAACAAACCAAAGACGATAATCACAACGAATATGCTGGCAATCCTGATGATTTCATCGACTCGACCTCCATATTTGGTGATGGGAAACACTACATCGTTTCTCAAAACTTCAAAGGTGGGGATATTGTTAATATCATGGGCGGATCGACCATCAACTTAATGCGTGCCGACCTAAAAGGACCCGCTACGCTAGAAGTTGTTCAGTTATTTGGGGGCACAACCATTATTGCACCTTCCCATTGGGTTATACAACCCGAAATGGCGTCAATTTTCGGTGGTATTGAGGATAAACGCTTCCATACGCCAGCTGTACCAGACCGTTCGAAAGTTCTATATATCAAAGGGACATCAATTTTCGGTGGCATAACGATCAAAACAAGGTAA
- a CDS encoding sensor histidine kinase, with the protein MIQANQQPTLQQNRFFLLSCSIIFVAWSIIQCGLLFWYGTTLYAAIIDSLISAAVITIACYVISSVLYYYQPQKEKTTYILVWVISLTIIVLAVVRYAIGWVIASDEYQEFLDYSLPLRFLAAGLLIGCMAVINVLWNIQQNNRENENRKADTEKMAREAELYSLRQKLQPHFLFNSLNSIIALITQKPELARTMVFQLSDFLRGTLHMDDQQLLDIDDELEHLQLYIDIEKVRFGHRLNITINKEEVENVQVPAMIIQPLLENAIKYGLYNITGQVDIQINIYKQDNLLNIRVKNPFDPDSQSKQKSSGFGLRSIERRLFLIYGRTDLLHTNAGKHIFTATISIPQPE; encoded by the coding sequence ATGATCCAGGCCAACCAACAACCAACCCTACAACAAAATCGCTTCTTCCTTTTAAGCTGTTCGATTATTTTTGTTGCTTGGTCGATTATACAATGTGGTCTCTTATTCTGGTATGGGACCACATTGTATGCAGCTATTATCGACAGCCTCATATCGGCTGCTGTTATCACAATAGCTTGCTATGTTATCTCGAGTGTCCTATACTACTACCAACCTCAGAAGGAAAAAACCACTTACATCCTCGTTTGGGTTATTAGTCTGACAATTATTGTTCTCGCTGTAGTCCGCTATGCCATCGGCTGGGTCATTGCATCAGATGAATACCAAGAGTTTTTAGACTATTCACTACCCTTAAGATTTCTCGCAGCCGGATTACTGATTGGCTGCATGGCCGTCATCAATGTCTTGTGGAATATACAGCAAAACAATCGAGAAAACGAGAACCGAAAAGCGGATACCGAAAAAATGGCACGGGAGGCAGAGCTCTACAGCTTACGACAAAAGCTTCAGCCACATTTTTTATTCAATAGTTTAAACTCTATCATCGCGCTCATCACCCAAAAGCCTGAGCTTGCAAGAACCATGGTCTTTCAATTATCAGATTTTCTGCGAGGCACGCTACATATGGATGATCAGCAATTACTCGACATTGACGACGAGCTCGAACACTTACAACTTTACATCGATATCGAAAAAGTCCGCTTCGGACATCGTTTAAATATTACGATTAATAAAGAAGAAGTTGAAAACGTACAAGTACCGGCGATGATCATTCAGCCACTTCTTGAGAATGCGATTAAATACGGCTTGTATAATATCACCGGTCAAGTTGACATTCAAATCAATATATACAAACAGGATAATTTACTTAATATCCGTGTCAAAAACCCATTTGATCCAGACAGTCAAAGCAAACAGAAAAGTTCCGGGTTTGGTTTAAGGAGTATCGAACGCAGGCTCTTTCTCATATATGGCAGAACCGATTTGTTGCATACAAATGCAGGAAAACATATCTTTACTGCAACAATCTCTATCCCCCAACCAGAATGA
- a CDS encoding LytR/AlgR family response regulator transcription factor, with product MIKALIIDDEPLARSIISEYLVDYPQIEVIKECGDGFEAAKAIAEISPDLIFLDVQMPKITGFELLELIDEPPAVIFTTAFEEFALRAFEQHAVDYLLKPISKARFAKAIEKYLSQNPNTGKEKTKSFIEKVKEEEDTRLDRVLVRTGNNIKIIPVEKINYLAADDDYVSIHTDEGSALKKSTLTFFEKNLNPDEFVRVHRSFIVRIDQIIRIEPYEKESHKVILKDKSSISVSKSGYAKLKAALEK from the coding sequence ATGATCAAAGCTTTAATCATAGACGACGAACCGTTAGCACGCAGTATCATAAGCGAATACCTCGTTGATTATCCACAAATAGAGGTTATTAAAGAATGTGGCGATGGTTTCGAAGCCGCAAAAGCCATTGCTGAAATAAGCCCCGATTTGATTTTTTTAGACGTTCAAATGCCAAAAATAACTGGCTTCGAACTATTAGAATTAATAGATGAACCTCCGGCCGTTATTTTCACAACAGCCTTTGAAGAGTTTGCTTTACGTGCTTTTGAACAACATGCAGTTGACTATTTATTAAAGCCTATCAGCAAGGCAAGGTTTGCGAAAGCCATCGAAAAGTATTTATCTCAAAACCCAAATACCGGAAAAGAAAAGACGAAATCGTTTATCGAAAAAGTAAAAGAAGAGGAAGATACCAGACTCGATCGTGTATTGGTACGCACTGGAAACAATATAAAAATAATTCCGGTAGAAAAAATAAACTACCTCGCGGCAGATGACGACTATGTGTCAATCCACACAGACGAGGGAAGCGCCTTAAAAAAAAGCACCTTAACTTTTTTTGAAAAGAATCTAAATCCCGATGAATTTGTAAGGGTACACCGATCGTTTATCGTCCGTATCGATCAGATAATACGCATAGAACCTTATGAAAAGGAAAGTCACAAGGTTATACTTAAAGATAAAAGCTCTATTAGTGTAAGCAAATCTGGATACGCAAAACTGAAAGCAGCGCTCGAAAAATAA
- a CDS encoding TlpA family protein disulfide reductase, with amino-acid sequence MKRTLLIFSLIILIGSACSNSKPANVPEMVPEFTFFNIVDNQPITRTSLAIEGNVVFLFFDTGCIHCRNEIAMMGENFDQFKNATFYMVSQQDKAIVADFMNTYGKGLQGKPNVHVLLDNRYEFLAKFQPVQYPALYVYGPDRKLKSYLDGENGLDKILAAVNQ; translated from the coding sequence ATGAAACGCACTTTATTGATATTTTCACTGATTATTTTAATAGGTTCTGCCTGTTCAAATTCAAAACCAGCGAACGTGCCAGAAATGGTTCCGGAGTTTACTTTCTTTAACATAGTTGATAATCAACCGATCACGAGAACAAGTTTGGCGATTGAAGGTAATGTTGTGTTCTTATTTTTCGATACAGGCTGTATTCATTGCAGAAATGAGATCGCGATGATGGGCGAAAATTTTGATCAATTCAAGAATGCAACATTCTATATGGTATCTCAGCAAGACAAGGCTATTGTAGCAGATTTTATGAATACCTATGGAAAGGGACTTCAAGGTAAACCAAATGTGCATGTTCTGCTAGATAACCGTTATGAGTTTTTAGCTAAATTTCAACCGGTTCAGTATCCAGCACTCTATGTGTATGGGCCAGACCGGAAACTGAAAAGTTATCTGGACGGTGAAAATGGACTCGATAAGATCCTTGCTGCTGTGAATCAATAG
- the purN gene encoding phosphoribosylglycinamide formyltransferase produces the protein MKKRIAIFASGSGSNTQKILEYFKDHELAEISIILSNNPDAYVLQRADNFETPSHVFDRNEFYKTDSIVQLLKNLEIDLIVLAGFLWLVPQNLLNAFPDRVINIHPALLPHYGGKGMYGDHVHRAVLDAKESESGITIHYANDKFDEGKIIYQAKYKIDPDDTIESIKFKGQQLEHQHFPRIIESIVKEL, from the coding sequence TTGAAAAAGCGTATCGCAATATTTGCATCCGGATCAGGATCCAATACCCAAAAAATTCTGGAATACTTCAAAGACCATGAGTTGGCCGAGATATCGATCATTCTCAGTAACAATCCAGATGCATACGTTCTTCAGCGAGCTGATAACTTCGAGACACCATCACATGTTTTTGATCGCAATGAGTTTTATAAAACAGACTCGATCGTTCAATTATTAAAAAACTTAGAAATAGACCTGATTGTCCTTGCAGGATTTCTTTGGTTGGTACCTCAAAACCTATTAAATGCTTTCCCCGACCGGGTCATTAATATCCATCCTGCCCTCCTGCCTCATTATGGTGGTAAGGGAATGTATGGAGATCATGTTCATCGTGCTGTATTAGATGCAAAAGAGAGCGAATCGGGCATAACCATCCATTACGCTAACGACAAGTTTGATGAAGGTAAAATCATTTATCAAGCAAAATACAAGATCGACCCAGACGATACCATCGAATCAATTAAGTTCAAAGGACAACAGCTAGAACATCAGCATTTCCCTAGAATTATTGAGTCCATCGTCAAAGAACTCTAA
- the purH gene encoding bifunctional phosphoribosylaminoimidazolecarboxamide formyltransferase/IMP cyclohydrolase, whose protein sequence is MSQPVKIKNALISVYYKDNLEPIVQQLDKYGVNIYSTGGTEKFIKDLGINVIPVEDLTGYPSILGGRVKTLHPSVFGGILSRRDHAGDKEQINEYEIPEIDLVIVDLYPFEETVKSGATEQDIIEKIDIGGISLIRAAAKNYQDVTILSSKDDYREFEMFFVENEGYTTLEQRRYFAKRAFHISSHYDTAIFNYFNSTTEEPLTLFKHSESQFKALRYGENPHQKAVFYGDLDAMFEKLNGKELSYNNLVDVDAAVALIDEFSTPTFAILKHTNACGVASKDSIFDAWKSALECDPVSAFGGVLIANGTIDEETAQDINKLFFEVLIAPEFSDEALRVLTSKKNRIILQRKDVELPKNQFKTLLNGIIQQDKDLAIEGVEQMESVTERQPEARELDDLAFANKIVKHTKSNTIVLVKDQQLLASGVGQTSRVDALKQAIEKAKHFKFPLEGSVMASDAFFPFPDCVEIASNAGIKAILQPGGSIKDKESIEMANNRNVSMVLTGVRHFKH, encoded by the coding sequence ATGAGCCAACCTGTTAAAATTAAAAACGCACTGATATCTGTTTACTACAAAGACAACCTAGAGCCTATTGTTCAACAATTGGATAAATATGGTGTCAATATCTACTCAACCGGAGGAACTGAAAAATTCATCAAAGATCTTGGGATTAATGTAATACCTGTAGAGGATCTGACTGGCTATCCATCTATCTTAGGCGGGCGCGTCAAAACCCTTCACCCGTCTGTATTTGGAGGTATCTTGTCGCGGCGTGATCATGCAGGCGACAAAGAGCAGATTAATGAATATGAGATTCCGGAAATCGACCTGGTTATTGTCGACCTTTATCCCTTTGAAGAAACAGTTAAGTCTGGCGCAACCGAACAAGACATTATCGAAAAAATTGATATTGGTGGAATATCGTTAATTAGGGCGGCAGCAAAAAACTATCAAGACGTAACGATTTTATCTTCGAAGGATGATTATCGGGAGTTTGAGATGTTTTTTGTCGAAAACGAAGGATATACAACCTTGGAACAACGAAGATATTTTGCAAAGCGAGCCTTCCATATATCTTCACATTACGATACAGCTATCTTCAACTATTTTAACTCCACCACCGAAGAACCTCTAACCTTATTCAAACATAGCGAAAGCCAGTTCAAAGCACTGCGTTATGGTGAAAATCCTCATCAGAAAGCCGTTTTCTATGGAGATCTGGATGCCATGTTCGAAAAACTAAATGGCAAAGAACTCTCTTATAACAACCTGGTTGATGTTGATGCTGCGGTCGCGCTGATCGATGAATTCAGCACACCTACATTTGCGATTTTGAAACATACAAATGCGTGCGGTGTAGCTAGTAAAGACTCGATTTTCGACGCGTGGAAATCTGCGCTCGAATGTGATCCCGTTTCCGCTTTTGGAGGTGTACTGATCGCAAATGGAACGATCGACGAAGAGACAGCGCAAGACATTAACAAACTATTCTTTGAAGTCTTAATCGCGCCTGAATTTAGTGACGAGGCTTTGCGTGTTTTAACAAGTAAAAAGAACCGGATTATTTTGCAGCGCAAAGACGTTGAGCTTCCTAAAAATCAGTTCAAAACACTATTGAATGGTATTATTCAGCAAGACAAAGACCTAGCAATAGAAGGCGTTGAACAGATGGAGTCTGTTACCGAGAGGCAACCCGAAGCAAGAGAACTTGATGACCTCGCCTTTGCTAATAAAATTGTAAAGCACACCAAATCGAATACGATTGTTCTTGTTAAAGATCAGCAGCTTTTAGCAAGTGGAGTTGGTCAAACCTCCAGGGTAGATGCACTTAAACAAGCGATCGAGAAAGCAAAACATTTCAAGTTTCCGCTAGAGGGTTCTGTAATGGCCTCTGATGCCTTTTTCCCATTTCCAGACTGCGTTGAAATAGCTAGCAATGCGGGTATCAAAGCGATCTTACAACCGGGCGGTTCAATCAAAGACAAAGAATCGATCGAAATGGCCAACAACAGGAATGTTTCGATGGTTTTAACTGGTGTTCGTCATTTTAAACATTAA
- a CDS encoding rod shape-determining protein: MGLFNWFTQEVAIDLGTANTLIIHNDKVVVDEPSIVAFDRTTNKVIAIGRQAMQMEGKTHANIRTVRPLKDGVIADFNAAEHMIRGMIKKINNGKGWFFPSLRMVICIPSGITEVEKRAVRDSAEIAGAKEVYLIHEPMAAAVGIGIDVDEPMGNMIIDIGGGTTEIAVIALSGIVCDQSIRVAGDNFDSDIINYIRRQHNIMIGERTAEKIKIEVGSALPELQDPPEDFAVQGRDLMTGVPKQITVSYTEIAHCLDKSISKIEEGILKALEITPPELSADIYQTGIYLTGGGALLRGLDKRVHSKTKLPVHIAEDPLRAVVRGTGISLKNIGSFKFLMQ, encoded by the coding sequence ATGGGATTATTTAACTGGTTTACTCAAGAAGTTGCCATTGATTTAGGTACTGCTAATACACTCATAATACATAACGACAAAGTTGTTGTTGACGAACCTTCCATCGTAGCATTCGATCGCACTACCAACAAGGTAATCGCCATCGGCCGTCAGGCTATGCAAATGGAAGGAAAAACCCACGCAAATATTCGAACTGTTCGCCCTTTAAAAGATGGTGTGATCGCTGATTTTAATGCAGCAGAACACATGATCAGGGGGATGATCAAAAAAATTAATAATGGAAAAGGCTGGTTTTTCCCATCGTTACGGATGGTAATATGTATCCCATCAGGGATTACGGAAGTTGAAAAACGTGCGGTGCGAGACTCTGCCGAAATTGCAGGCGCAAAAGAAGTATACCTTATCCACGAACCGATGGCTGCGGCTGTCGGAATTGGAATTGACGTAGATGAACCAATGGGGAACATGATCATCGACATCGGTGGGGGTACAACGGAAATTGCAGTTATTGCCCTTTCAGGTATTGTCTGCGACCAGTCTATACGTGTAGCAGGTGACAACTTCGATTCAGATATTATCAACTACATCCGCCGTCAACACAACATCATGATCGGCGAACGTACTGCAGAAAAAATTAAGATCGAAGTAGGCTCCGCCCTACCCGAACTTCAGGATCCACCAGAAGATTTCGCTGTTCAGGGACGAGACCTGATGACCGGTGTCCCTAAACAAATCACCGTCTCTTATACAGAAATTGCCCACTGTCTGGACAAATCTATTTCGAAAATAGAAGAAGGCATCCTGAAAGCGCTAGAGATCACACCTCCGGAACTTTCGGCCGATATCTATCAGACAGGGATCTATCTAACGGGCGGGGGCGCTTTGTTACGTGGACTCGATAAACGTGTGCATTCAAAAACCAAATTACCGGTTCATATTGCTGAAGACCCTTTACGTGCAGTTGTAAGAGGAACAGGGATCTCATTAAAAAATATCGGTAGTTTTAAATTTTTAATGCAATAG
- the mreC gene encoding rod shape-determining protein MreC has protein sequence MRNLWIFINRYSTFFLFILFFALSFILTIRNNSFQRASAINSSNEVVGRAYEKVDYFKAYIDLNETNLTLAHENAALRALLKSSNYDNEMISRTIRDTLLEPQYSYTEARVINNSINQKNNYLTVNRGSRHGIKKGMGVISSNGVVGIVLNVSPNFSTVQSLLHSDTRVSASLSKSEAFGSLVWGQNAVDPQYAVLRDIPNHVEVEKGERVVTSGYSLFPPGIIIGQVEETGITSGSSFLDIKIKLNNDFSTLRYVYIVTDKLATEKEQLEEQNTDNG, from the coding sequence ATGCGAAACCTTTGGATATTCATTAACAGATACAGCACATTCTTCTTGTTTATCCTTTTTTTTGCGCTATCTTTTATCTTAACTATCAGAAACAATTCATTTCAGCGTGCAAGTGCGATAAACTCGTCTAACGAGGTGGTCGGACGAGCATACGAAAAGGTTGATTATTTTAAAGCTTACATCGATCTTAATGAAACAAATTTAACACTTGCTCATGAGAACGCTGCTTTGCGCGCACTATTAAAAAGTTCCAATTACGATAATGAGATGATATCTCGCACCATACGAGATACATTGCTCGAGCCACAATATAGCTATACAGAAGCGCGAGTGATAAACAACAGTATTAATCAAAAAAACAACTATCTAACCGTTAATCGCGGTTCTCGTCATGGAATCAAAAAAGGCATGGGAGTTATCTCATCAAATGGTGTCGTCGGGATTGTTCTAAATGTTTCGCCCAATTTTTCAACTGTTCAATCGCTTCTGCATTCTGACACCAGAGTCAGTGCCAGCTTATCAAAAAGCGAGGCTTTTGGTTCGCTCGTATGGGGACAAAATGCGGTTGATCCCCAATACGCCGTTTTAAGGGATATACCCAATCACGTAGAAGTTGAGAAGGGAGAGAGGGTAGTCACATCTGGTTATTCTCTTTTTCCACCCGGTATCATCATCGGACAAGTGGAAGAGACCGGCATTACAAGCGGAAGTAGCTTCCTGGATATCAAAATTAAACTGAACAATGACTTCAGTACGTTACGTTATGTATATATTGTAACGGACAAACTAGCAACGGAAAAGGAACAACTAGAGGAACAAAACACGGACAATGGCTAA
- a CDS encoding rod shape-determining protein MreD, with the protein MAKLLIENIIRFLVLILAQVFLFKNIGYYNLASPFPYIMALMLLPARIPKFFLFTIAFLTGITVDAFYDTLGVHAAACVTLAWARIVFINLTLQDDDYETSSTPGISQISFRWFFIYAFVLSFFHHFTLYLLEVFSLNNFLYTLTSILFSCIFTTVLIVLFELILYRRKKR; encoded by the coding sequence ATGGCTAAGTTACTAATAGAGAATATCATACGATTTCTGGTGCTTATTCTTGCTCAGGTCTTTCTTTTCAAAAATATCGGTTATTACAACCTGGCATCTCCCTTTCCCTACATCATGGCGCTGATGTTACTGCCGGCACGAATACCCAAATTTTTTCTTTTCACGATCGCTTTCCTCACAGGAATCACAGTTGATGCATTTTACGACACCTTAGGGGTTCATGCTGCTGCCTGCGTTACTCTCGCTTGGGCTCGCATTGTTTTCATTAATCTCACCCTTCAAGATGATGATTATGAAACCTCGTCCACACCCGGTATCAGTCAAATATCGTTCCGATGGTTTTTTATCTATGCATTCGTTCTCAGCTTTTTCCATCATTTCACACTCTATTTATTAGAAGTGTTTTCTTTAAATAACTTCCTCTATACATTAACTAGCATTCTTTTTAGTTGTATCTTTACCACCGTTCTGATTGTTTTATTTGAGTTGATCTTATATAGAAGGAAAAAGCGGTGA
- the mrdA gene encoding penicillin-binding protein 2 → MNSYFARKYIIQGIIIAAAAVILLRLFYIQVIDDSYYLSAENNVLRKIVIYPARGVILDRNSEVLVQNEPVYDLMVTPREVKEMDTTLFCELVGIDKEGFDKRFLKAKNYSPYKASIFEKQLSAETYARLQEHLYEFRGFYVQNRTVRNYPDSIAAQFLGYINEVTEKDIERSNGFYRPGDYIGVSGVERAYEELLRGQRGVQNVMVDAFNRPKGHFADGKYDTLAVAGEELMSSLDKELQQLGETLMKNKLGSIVAIEPATGEVLSFVSSPSYNPNMMVGRERGNNYMKLLYDPLKPMFIRPMQAQYPPGSVFKVISALVAQQAQVIDKDMRYHCVGGYRYGRSGYMRCTHVHGSINLATSIQASCNPYYAFAFARMIDGRGKKPSESYKDWHEAIQRFGIGKELGIDLPGENAGNLPTSEYYTKHFGSDKWTSAYNISLSIGQGEMGITPLQMANVMAIVANRGFYYRPHLIKSIGEKKIVKPEFSEKIPVGVDAQYFEPVIEGMSRAVNQPGGTAYSVKIKDIEMAGKTGTVQNPHGTNHAVFFAFAPRENPKIAIAVFVENAGYGGVWAAPIASMMVEKYLKDTITLPKHIQDRIYKGSILPDIKKAAE, encoded by the coding sequence GTGAACAGTTATTTTGCACGAAAATACATTATCCAAGGTATCATCATTGCAGCTGCCGCAGTCATTCTTTTGCGACTTTTTTACATCCAGGTTATTGATGACTCCTACTACCTATCCGCGGAAAACAACGTTTTAAGAAAGATAGTTATCTATCCCGCACGCGGGGTTATCCTTGACAGGAACTCCGAAGTCCTCGTTCAGAATGAACCGGTTTACGATCTGATGGTAACGCCTCGCGAGGTTAAAGAAATGGATACAACACTTTTTTGTGAACTGGTGGGTATTGACAAAGAAGGGTTTGATAAGCGTTTTCTTAAAGCAAAAAATTATTCACCGTACAAGGCGTCCATTTTCGAAAAACAATTATCCGCCGAAACCTATGCCCGACTGCAAGAACACCTTTATGAGTTTCGGGGCTTCTATGTTCAAAACAGAACCGTACGAAATTATCCAGATAGCATTGCTGCCCAATTTCTTGGGTATATCAATGAAGTCACCGAAAAGGATATTGAACGAAGCAATGGCTTTTATAGACCGGGCGACTATATCGGCGTAAGCGGTGTCGAACGAGCGTATGAAGAGTTGCTCCGCGGTCAGCGTGGTGTCCAAAACGTTATGGTGGATGCCTTCAACCGTCCGAAAGGGCATTTTGCAGACGGCAAGTACGATACCCTGGCAGTTGCCGGAGAAGAATTAATGTCTTCGCTCGATAAAGAGTTACAACAACTCGGCGAAACGCTTATGAAAAATAAGCTGGGTAGTATCGTTGCTATTGAACCTGCCACTGGTGAAGTTTTAAGCTTTGTAAGCAGTCCGTCTTACAACCCCAATATGATGGTGGGTCGGGAACGTGGAAACAACTATATGAAGTTGCTTTACGACCCGTTAAAGCCTATGTTCATACGCCCTATGCAAGCGCAGTACCCCCCGGGATCGGTTTTTAAAGTAATATCCGCCCTTGTAGCCCAACAAGCGCAGGTAATCGATAAAGATATGAGGTACCATTGTGTAGGTGGCTATCGGTACGGACGGAGCGGCTATATGCGTTGTACTCACGTCCATGGCTCCATCAATCTGGCAACCTCTATCCAGGCTTCGTGTAACCCATACTATGCTTTTGCATTTGCACGGATGATTGATGGCCGCGGCAAGAAGCCGTCAGAGTCCTACAAAGATTGGCATGAAGCGATCCAGCGTTTCGGAATCGGTAAAGAGCTCGGTATCGATCTCCCAGGTGAAAACGCTGGAAACTTACCCACATCAGAATACTACACCAAACACTTCGGCAGCGACAAGTGGACCTCCGCTTATAATATCTCTTTATCCATCGGACAGGGAGAGATGGGGATCACCCCTCTTCAAATGGCAAACGTCATGGCGATCGTAGCCAATCGTGGCTTTTACTATCGTCCACACTTGATTAAATCCATCGGCGAAAAGAAAATCGTCAAACCTGAGTTTTCCGAAAAAATACCCGTTGGCGTAGACGCACAGTATTTTGAACCCGTAATCGAAGGAATGAGCCGTGCGGTCAATCAACCTGGCGGAACAGCTTATTCCGTTAAAATCAAAGATATTGAAATGGCCGGAAAAACCGGGACCGTACAGAACCCTCACGGTACAAATCACGCAGTTTTCTTTGCATTTGCACCAAGGGAAAACCCTAAGATAGCAATTGCCGTTTTCGTTGAAAACGCAGGCTACGGAGGGGTTTGGGCAGCACCAATAGCAAGCATGATGGTTGAAAAATATCTGAAAGATACAATTACACTACCAAAACACATCCAAGATCGTATCTACAAAGGGAGCATTTTACCAGATATAAAAAAAGCAGCAGAATGA